In Chthoniobacterales bacterium, the sequence CTGCGGCCCGCATCTGCGCGCAGACGTTTTTACCCGTCGATCTCAACCTGCTCGGACGTGTGCCGGTGGAAAAGGTCCGCCGCGTTTACTCGCATCCGCAGCCGTTCGGGCAGTGCCGCCGCTGGCTGGCGGCGCATCTTCCCTCCGCGGAATGCGTCGAGGTTTCCAGCACCGCCCGCGCCGCGGAACTGGCCGCGTCGGAGGAAGGCGCTGCGGCCATCGCGGGCGACATGGCGGCCGCGGAGTTCGGCTTGCCGGTCCTCGCGCGTTCCATCCAGGACGCAACCGGCAACGTCACGCGGTTTTTCGTCATCGGAAGGCAGGACACACGGCCGTCCGGCCACGACAAGACTTCGGTGATGTTCGCGGTGAAAGACCAACCCGGAGCGCTTGCCCGCGCTCTGGAGCCTTTCGAGAAGTCCGGGATCAGCCTCACGCGCATCGAGAGCCGTCCTTCGAAGCGGCGCCCCTGGGAATACTACTTTTTCGCCGACTTCGCCGGCCATTCCGCGGACCCCGCCGTGGCGGGAGCCTTGGCCAAGCTCGAAGGCGTGTGCGCTTTCACCCGGCTGCTCGGAAGCTACCCCGACGTTCCGGCTGCCTGACGCGGATTGCACCGCGCGGAAGCACCTGTTAAACTGCGCGGCTGCACGTGAAGACAGAACACGACCTGCCCACCCAGAAGCGTTCGATTTATCTCAAGGCCCTGAGCGCCCTTGAGATGAAAAATCCGGCGCTGGTGGTTCAGTTGTTGCAACCGCTCGTGATCGAGGAGCCGGAATTTCTCGTCGGCCGCCGTCTTCTGCGCGAGGCCCAGATCTTGCGCTCGCGCGGCAAGTCCTCGTTTTTCGGGATCTCGGGCACCGGCATTTCGCTCGGCCGCGGAAAAATCAAAAAACTCCTCGAGTCCGGCGATTGGAAGGCGGCGATCGAGATAGCCGAGAAAGCCCTGGACGCGGATCCGCTCGGCGTCGCCCCCAACAAAGATCTCTTCGAGGCGGCCTCGACGGCGTCGAAAGCCGAACGCAACTTCATCTACGAAACCTACGTGAAGCACGGCGGGGAAAAGGTGGAATCGGACAAAAAGCGCCCGCGTCTCGCAGAACAGATCGAATTCATCCTCAAGAACGCCCCGAATGACGCGGAAACCGCGAAGTCGGTGCACGCGGCCCGCGACAGAATGCAGACGTTCGATGCGATCGCGCGGCTCGCGCTCGAGACCATCGCGCACGACCCCAAGAATGCCAACCAGGCGAAGCACGACCTGGGGGATTACCTCTTGGCCACGGAAGACTACGACGAGGCGTTCAAAATATTCGAGGAGATCCTGCACAAAAACCCGGCGGATCTCGATGCGCGCGACAAGTCAAGGGAAGCGGCGGCGCGCCGCTCGATGCAGCGCGGGCGCCTCGAAACCGCGTCCTTCGCCGATCTCGTCAAGCAGCGCCAATCCGCGGGTGCCGACGAGAAGGTCGTGACCGCCGCGGAATCCGCCGAGGATCTGGCACGCATCGTATATGAGGCCCACGAGGCGGGGAATCCCGATCGCGAGGCCGCAAGGAAGTTGGCGGATCTTTATTTCAACCGCGAAGATTACGGCAACGCGGTGGAATATTACCGATACCTTTCGGCGCTCGCCAATGAGACCGATCCCGGGCTCCTGCGCAAAATCAGCGACTCGCAGGCGCGCATGCTGTCCAAGACCATCGCCGACAAGGAAAAGCAGCTTGAAGCCTCGGGCTTGGACGAAGCCGCGGCCGCGCAAGCAAAGACGGAACTCGATCAACTTCGCCGGGATCGGGCCGAGTTGATGCTGGGCGAGGCGCAGCGCCGCGTGGACCGCAACCCGACCGACCTGCAATACCGCTTCGAACTCGGCGAGCAGCTGGTGATCGCCGGGCATTACAAAGAGGCCATCCCCGAGCTTCAGAAAGCGCGGTCCAACCCGAACACGCGCACCAAGGCGCTCAACCTGCTGGGAAAATGCTACACCGAGCGCAGCATGCTCGACCTCGCGGCCAAGACGCTCGCCGATGCGGCGTCGGAAATTCCCGGCATGGATGGCACGAAAAAAGACATCATCTACAATCTGGGGCTTGTTTACGAACGCATGGGCGACAAAGAAAAGTCGCTCGATTGCATGAAGCAGATCTACGAGGTAGATTACGGCTACCTCGACGTGGCCGAACGGGTCGAGGCTTCCTACACCGCCTGAGCCGTGAGGTCGTAAACCTGCGACCCCGTGACGGTGACTTCGGCAAATTCGCCGACCGGCAGGGGTTTTTCCAACAGGACGCGGCAATCGACATCCGGGGCGTCATGCTCCGAACGTGCTACCTGCGGCTTGTCGACCAGGACTTTGATTGTGCGGCCCTGCCGTGCCGCGGCCAGTTCCCGCGCAATTTTCTGCTGCAGCTTCATGGCACGCGCATGCCGCCGGTTTTTCACCGCGGCCGGTATCTGACCGTCCATTTTCGCCGCACGCGATCCTTCCTCCTGCGAATACTTGAAAACCCCGAGGCGTTCGAAGCGGACGCGTTCGATGAATTCCAGCAGGGACTCGAAATGCTCGTCGGTTTCGCCGGGAAAGCCGGTGATGAAAGTGGTGCGGATGGCGAGGCCCGGGATGCCCTCGCGCATCCGGACGATGAGATCCTCGATGTGTTCCCGGGAGGTTTCGCGGCGCATGAGCCGCAGCATTTCCTCGTGGATATGCTGCAAAGGCATATCGACGTAGCGGGCGACCTTCTTGCTCCGCGCGATGGCGGCGATGAGTTCGTCGCTCCAGTGCGCGGGGTGCGTGTAGAGCAGGCGGATCCAGAAGTCGCCTTC encodes:
- a CDS encoding tetratricopeptide repeat protein, coding for MKTEHDLPTQKRSIYLKALSALEMKNPALVVQLLQPLVIEEPEFLVGRRLLREAQILRSRGKSSFFGISGTGISLGRGKIKKLLESGDWKAAIEIAEKALDADPLGVAPNKDLFEAASTASKAERNFIYETYVKHGGEKVESDKKRPRLAEQIEFILKNAPNDAETAKSVHAARDRMQTFDAIARLALETIAHDPKNANQAKHDLGDYLLATEDYDEAFKIFEEILHKNPADLDARDKSREAAARRSMQRGRLETASFADLVKQRQSAGADEKVVTAAESAEDLARIVYEAHEAGNPDREAARKLADLYFNREDYGNAVEYYRYLSALANETDPGLLRKISDSQARMLSKTIADKEKQLEASGLDEAAAAQAKTELDQLRRDRAELMLGEAQRRVDRNPTDLQYRFELGEQLVIAGHYKEAIPELQKARSNPNTRTKALNLLGKCYTERSMLDLAAKTLADAASEIPGMDGTKKDIIYNLGLVYERMGDKEKSLDCMKQIYEVDYGYLDVAERVEASYTA
- the pheA gene encoding prephenate dehydratase — encoded protein: MNLDDLRAAVDSVDDRILDLLRERAELVGQIGRLKEKSGGPYYAPEREDALLRRLVSANKSPLPETSIRAIYREILSAMRALEQTITVAYLGPRTTFSHQAAARHFGSSVKFQPERTIPEVFEAVERGRAGYGVVPIENSLEGGVNATLDCFMDTAARICAQTFLPVDLNLLGRVPVEKVRRVYSHPQPFGQCRRWLAAHLPSAECVEVSSTARAAELAASEEGAAAIAGDMAAAEFGLPVLARSIQDATGNVTRFFVIGRQDTRPSGHDKTSVMFAVKDQPGALARALEPFEKSGISLTRIESRPSKRRPWEYYFFADFAGHSADPAVAGALAKLEGVCAFTRLLGSYPDVPAA